A region from the Ammospiza caudacuta isolate bAmmCau1 chromosome 4, bAmmCau1.pri, whole genome shotgun sequence genome encodes:
- the LSM6 gene encoding U6 snRNA-associated Sm-like protein LSm6, producing MSLRKQTPSDFLKQIIGRPVVVKLNSGVDYRGVLACLDGYMNIALEQTEEYVNGQLKNKYGDAFIRGNNVLYISTQKRRM from the exons ATGAGTCTACGGAAGCAAACCCCTAGTGACTTCCTAAAACAAATCATTGGAAGGCCAGTTGttgtaaaattaaattctggAGTTGATTATCGAG GTGTCCTGGCTTGCCTGGATGGATATATGAACATAGCTCTGGAGCAGACTGAGGAATATGTAAATGGACAGTTAAAGAACAAATATGGAGATGCATTTATCCGAGGAAATAATG tgTTGTACATAAGCACCCAGAAGAGGAGGATGTGA